Proteins co-encoded in one Nicotiana sylvestris chromosome 7, ASM39365v2, whole genome shotgun sequence genomic window:
- the LOC104245575 gene encoding uncharacterized protein has product MELDLGQVTLIGSTDWLAKKMELDRGKVTLIGCTICLMLTMHFSIQLVTEHFMSWKKPKEQKAIIIIVLMAPLYAIDSFIGLIDFMGSKPFFTFLDSVKECYEAIVMAKFLALMYTYLNISISKNIVPDEIKGRQIHHSFPMTLFQPHTAHLNHHTLKLLKNWTWQFVVIRPVCSILMIVLQLLGVYPSWVSWTFTMILNISVSLALYSLVIFYHVFAKELAPHKPLAKFLCVKGIVFFVFWQGILLDILVALGIIRSQHFWLDVEHIQEGIQNVLVIVEMVFFAIFMRHAYSAAPYRQEAVTSSGDKKKE; this is encoded by the exons ATGGAATTAGATCTTGGGCAAGTCACACTGATAGGATCCACTGATTGGCTAGCTAAAAAGATGGAATTAGATCGTGGGAAAGTCACACTGATAGGATGCACTATATGTCTCATGCTGACTATGCATTTCAGTATACAGCTAGTGACAGAGCATTTTATGTCATGGAAGAAGCCTAAAGAGCAAAAGGCCATAATCATCATCGTCCTCATGGCACCCTTGTATGCTATTGACTCCTTCATTGGGCTGATTGATTTCATGGGAAGCAAACCCTTTTTCACTTTCTTGGATTCTGTCAAAGAATGTTATGAAGCAATT GTGATGGCTAAGTTCCTGGCATTGATGTACACTTACTTGAACATATCCATAAGCAAAAACATAGTCCCTGATGAAATTAAGGGAAGACAGATTCACCACTCATTCCCAATGACACTCTTCCAG CCTCACACTGCTCATTTGAACCATCATACGTTGAAGCTTCTCAAGAACTGGACATGGCAGTTTGTTGTGATTCGTCCTGTATGCTCCATCTTAATGATTGTTCTACAACTTCTCGGAGTGTACCCTAGTTGGGTTAGCTGGACCTTTACCATGATCTTAAACATATCCGTTTCACTGGCTTTGTATTctcttgtgattttctaccatgtCTTTGCAAAAGAGTTGGCACCTCACAAGCCACTAGCCAAGTTCCTGTGTGTCAAAGGAATTGTCTTTTTCGTTTTCTGGCAG GGTATTCTGCTTGACATTCTTGTAGCACTAGGCATAATCCGATCTCAACATTTCTGGCTTGATGTGGAGCATATTCAGGAAGGTATTCAGAATGTACTAGTGATTGTGGAGATGGTTTTCTTTGCTATTTTTATGCGTCATGCATACAGTGCTGCACCATATCGCCAAGAAGCTGTTACAAGTTCAGGAGATAAAAAGAAAGAGTGA